One window of Arthrobacter oryzae genomic DNA carries:
- a CDS encoding ABC transporter ATP-binding protein, whose protein sequence is MKLELRGITKRFGSLVANDHIDVVVEPGQIHCLLGENGAGKSTLMNVLYGLYEPSDGEILVDGKPVTFRGPGDAMAAGIGMVHQHFMLVPVFTVAENVALGAESTKAGGFLNLEDTRRKIKEISDKYGFDVDPDALIEDLPVGVQQRVEIIKALVRDAKVLILDEPTAVLTPQDTDELLDIMRQLKSNGTSIVFISHKLREVKAVSDTITVIRRGKVVGTADPGASTTELASMMVGRAVNLTLDKAPARPQETTFQVKDLTVIAPTGQHVVDGISFDIARGEILAVAGVQGNGQTELTEAILGLQERCHGSILLDGEELLGRSVKEVLRAGVGFVPEDRSVDGLIGTFSIAENLILDRYDQAPFAKGISMSPAKVLENAQSRIDEFDVRTPSGSLAAGTLSGGNQQKVVMARELSRPLRLFIASQPTRGVDVGSIEFLHKRIVAERDQGTPVMIVSTELDEVIELADRIAVLYKGKLVGIVPAGTGRDVLGLMMAGLPPESAHPESAHQETAHADAQAGTARTAAAGGQTPVQTSTSGAEGGDHD, encoded by the coding sequence TTGAAACTTGAACTCAGAGGGATCACCAAACGCTTCGGCTCCCTTGTTGCCAACGATCACATCGATGTGGTTGTTGAACCCGGGCAAATTCATTGCCTGCTTGGCGAAAACGGCGCTGGCAAGTCCACGCTGATGAATGTCCTGTACGGACTCTACGAACCCAGCGATGGCGAAATCCTGGTGGACGGCAAGCCTGTCACGTTCCGCGGCCCGGGCGACGCGATGGCCGCAGGGATCGGCATGGTGCACCAGCACTTCATGCTGGTCCCGGTTTTTACTGTTGCCGAGAACGTGGCGCTTGGCGCCGAATCCACCAAGGCGGGCGGCTTCCTCAACCTGGAAGACACGCGCCGGAAGATCAAAGAGATCTCCGACAAGTACGGTTTCGACGTCGACCCTGACGCCCTGATTGAGGACCTCCCCGTGGGCGTCCAGCAGCGCGTGGAAATCATCAAGGCATTGGTCCGCGATGCGAAGGTGCTAATCCTCGACGAGCCCACCGCCGTGCTGACGCCCCAGGACACCGACGAGCTCCTGGACATCATGCGCCAGCTGAAGAGCAACGGCACGTCGATCGTGTTCATTTCCCACAAACTCCGCGAAGTCAAGGCTGTGTCCGACACGATCACGGTCATCAGGCGCGGCAAAGTGGTGGGCACGGCGGATCCCGGCGCGTCCACCACAGAGCTTGCCTCGATGATGGTGGGCCGCGCCGTGAACCTGACACTGGACAAGGCCCCGGCCAGGCCCCAGGAAACCACGTTCCAGGTGAAGGACCTCACCGTGATCGCCCCGACCGGCCAGCACGTTGTGGACGGCATCAGCTTCGACATTGCCCGCGGCGAAATCCTGGCTGTGGCGGGTGTGCAGGGCAACGGCCAGACGGAACTCACGGAAGCCATCCTCGGCCTGCAGGAACGCTGCCACGGATCGATCCTGCTGGACGGCGAGGAACTCCTGGGCCGCAGCGTCAAGGAAGTACTCCGCGCCGGCGTCGGCTTCGTGCCCGAAGACCGCTCGGTCGACGGCCTGATCGGAACGTTCTCGATCGCCGAAAACCTCATTCTGGACCGCTACGACCAGGCTCCCTTCGCCAAGGGCATCAGCATGAGCCCGGCCAAAGTCCTGGAGAATGCCCAGTCCCGGATCGACGAATTCGACGTCCGCACGCCGTCGGGGTCGCTGGCCGCCGGAACGCTCTCCGGCGGAAACCAGCAGAAGGTTGTCATGGCCAGGGAGCTGTCCCGGCCGCTGCGCCTCTTCATCGCTTCCCAGCCCACCCGCGGCGTGGACGTGGGATCCATCGAGTTCCTGCACAAGCGCATCGTGGCTGAACGGGACCAGGGCACGCCAGTGATGATTGTGTCCACCGAACTCGATGAAGTGATCGAACTCGCGGACCGGATCGCCGTGCTCTACAAGGGCAAGCTGGTGGGCATAGTCCCGGCGGGCACCGGACGCGACGTCCTGGGCCTGATGATGGCGGGGCTCCCCCCGGAGAGCGCCCACCCGGAGAGCGCCCACCAGGAAACCGCCCACGCCGACGCCCAGGCCGGAACCGCCCGCACCGCCGCGGCCGGAGGGCAGACGCCCGTGCAGACTTCCACCTCCGGTGCCGAAGGAGGCGACCATGACTGA
- a CDS encoding ABC transporter permease, which produces MTEQDKPKHVAQEQADENAATSPESQAPEPQAPEPQAPAQDAAAVTALDTAGGAMQPSAVPVSAQSGTVPGGPETLVRRIFTGSGMVSVLAVLLALILGGLLIASTDKQVGATASYLFARPSDFFSAVWTAATRSYVALFQGSVFNPRGSTVAVQFAPLMETLTIATPLITAGLGVALAFRAGLFNIGAQGQIIMAGILAAWVGFALHLPLGLHLLLVLVAGIVGGAIWGGLVGLLKARTGAHEVILTIMFNYIALYFLRYLLNTPAFQRPGESNPISPILDPTAVYPQIFGTQYRLHLGFVLAIAATVFVWWLLNRSTVGFEFRAVGANPKAALTAGINVPRATVLVMAIAGALAGMSGVAQVAGTEKVLTDGVAATYGFDAITVALLGRSTPWGTFAAGLLFGAFRAGAVQMQIQTGTPIDIVLVVQSLIVLFIAAPPLVRALFGLNPRKKKAAAAGKSQKAATTGGAA; this is translated from the coding sequence ATGACTGAACAGGACAAGCCCAAGCACGTGGCTCAGGAACAAGCTGACGAAAACGCGGCCACAAGCCCCGAGTCCCAGGCCCCTGAACCCCAGGCCCCTGAACCCCAGGCGCCCGCCCAGGACGCAGCAGCCGTGACCGCTCTGGACACAGCGGGCGGCGCGATGCAGCCCTCGGCCGTTCCCGTCTCGGCCCAGAGCGGCACCGTTCCGGGCGGGCCGGAAACGCTGGTCCGGCGGATTTTCACCGGCAGCGGCATGGTGTCGGTGCTGGCGGTCCTGCTGGCCCTGATCCTTGGCGGACTCCTCATCGCCAGTACGGACAAGCAGGTGGGAGCCACGGCGAGCTACCTCTTTGCCCGGCCGTCGGATTTCTTCTCGGCCGTCTGGACCGCGGCGACGCGTTCCTACGTGGCCCTCTTCCAGGGCTCGGTCTTCAACCCCCGCGGCTCCACCGTTGCGGTGCAGTTTGCTCCGCTGATGGAAACCCTCACCATCGCCACCCCGCTGATCACCGCCGGCCTGGGCGTTGCCCTGGCATTCCGGGCAGGCCTGTTCAACATCGGCGCCCAGGGACAGATCATCATGGCCGGCATCCTCGCCGCCTGGGTCGGCTTCGCACTGCACCTGCCGCTGGGCCTGCACCTGCTGCTGGTCCTGGTAGCCGGGATCGTGGGCGGCGCCATCTGGGGCGGACTCGTGGGTCTGCTGAAGGCCCGCACCGGGGCCCATGAGGTCATCCTGACCATCATGTTCAACTACATTGCGCTGTACTTCCTGCGGTACCTGCTGAATACGCCGGCGTTCCAGCGGCCGGGAGAGTCCAACCCCATCTCGCCGATCCTGGATCCCACCGCGGTGTACCCGCAGATTTTCGGGACGCAGTACAGGCTCCACCTGGGCTTTGTGCTGGCCATCGCCGCAACGGTCTTTGTCTGGTGGCTGCTGAACCGCTCCACCGTGGGCTTTGAATTCCGTGCGGTCGGGGCCAACCCCAAGGCGGCACTGACCGCCGGCATCAACGTGCCCCGGGCCACCGTCCTGGTCATGGCGATCGCCGGTGCACTGGCGGGCATGTCCGGCGTGGCGCAGGTGGCGGGAACCGAAAAGGTCCTGACCGACGGCGTCGCGGCCACCTACGGTTTCGACGCCATCACCGTTGCACTCCTGGGACGCTCGACGCCGTGGGGCACCTTCGCCGCCGGCCTGCTGTTCGGCGCCTTCCGCGCAGGAGCGGTGCAGATGCAGATCCAGACCGGAACACCGATCGACATTGTGCTCGTGGTCCAGTCGCTGATCGTCCTGTTCATCGCGGCACCGCCGCTGGTGCGGGCCCTCTTCGGGCTCAATCCGCGCAAGAAGAAGGCCGCAGCGGCCGGTAAGTCCCAGAAGGCCGCCACCACCGGAGGTGCAGCATGA
- a CDS encoding ABC transporter permease has protein sequence MSTTATSPVPGQPQQGKPQPGTPQSAEKAPAVSAKPVTWKVPVLLAVLGVVAFIFFGVMGPNQTARFGISSSGDFFQLPAIEVPAFLGGIVLSVLMLGLAAYAVYLKTRNQASPGWLPIVFIVLFVAAFLIWVVGGARTPSISLAGLIAGSVTLAVPLVFGSLSGVLCERVGVVNIAIEGQLLGGAFTAAMVATLTKSPFVGLLAAAVAGAVVSMVLAVFSIKYLVNQIIVGVVLNVLVSGLTGFLFSTVMQANKAQFNSPGRLPIIDIPVLSSIPVIGPILFKQSVVGYLMYIAVIVVWIGLFKTKWGLRVRAVGEHPQAADTMGIKVNATRFWNVTLGGAVAGIGGSFFTLVAIDSFTKEISGGRGFIALAALIFGRWNPIGAFFAALLFGFADNLQSIVTIIGTPVPSQFMAMLPYLVTVLAVAGLVGRSRPPAASGIPYVKG, from the coding sequence ATGAGCACAACAGCAACATCGCCCGTTCCGGGACAGCCGCAGCAGGGAAAACCGCAGCCGGGAACGCCGCAGTCGGCGGAAAAAGCCCCCGCGGTATCAGCAAAGCCCGTCACCTGGAAGGTACCGGTCCTGCTGGCCGTCCTCGGCGTCGTCGCGTTCATTTTCTTCGGCGTGATGGGACCCAACCAGACGGCCAGGTTCGGCATCTCCTCGAGCGGTGACTTCTTCCAGCTTCCGGCCATCGAGGTGCCCGCCTTCCTGGGCGGAATCGTCCTGTCGGTCCTGATGCTGGGTCTCGCCGCCTATGCGGTGTACCTCAAAACCCGGAATCAAGCCTCGCCCGGCTGGCTGCCCATCGTCTTCATCGTGCTGTTCGTGGCGGCCTTCCTGATCTGGGTGGTGGGCGGCGCCCGCACGCCCAGCATCTCGCTGGCCGGGCTCATCGCAGGTTCCGTAACACTCGCCGTGCCGCTCGTGTTCGGTTCCCTGTCCGGTGTGCTTTGCGAACGCGTCGGCGTGGTCAACATCGCCATTGAGGGGCAACTGCTCGGCGGTGCGTTCACCGCAGCGATGGTGGCCACCCTGACCAAAAGCCCCTTCGTCGGGCTGCTGGCAGCGGCAGTGGCCGGCGCCGTCGTCTCCATGGTGCTGGCGGTCTTCAGCATCAAGTACCTGGTCAACCAGATCATCGTGGGCGTGGTCCTCAACGTCCTGGTCTCCGGCCTGACCGGCTTCCTGTTCAGCACAGTGATGCAGGCCAACAAGGCCCAGTTCAACTCGCCGGGCCGGCTGCCCATCATCGACATCCCCGTGCTTTCCAGCATCCCGGTGATCGGCCCGATCCTGTTCAAGCAGTCCGTGGTGGGTTACCTCATGTACATTGCGGTCATCGTGGTGTGGATCGGCCTCTTCAAGACCAAATGGGGCCTCCGCGTCCGGGCCGTCGGGGAACACCCGCAGGCCGCGGACACGATGGGTATCAAGGTCAACGCCACCCGCTTCTGGAACGTCACGCTCGGCGGTGCCGTTGCGGGCATCGGCGGTTCCTTCTTCACGCTGGTGGCCATCGACAGTTTCACCAAGGAGATCTCGGGCGGTCGAGGCTTCATCGCCCTGGCCGCGCTGATCTTCGGCCGGTGGAACCCGATCGGTGCGTTCTTCGCGGCGCTGCTGTTCGGCTTCGCGGACAACCTGCAGAGCATCGTGACCATCATCGGCACCCCGGTTCCCAGCCAGTTCATGGCGATGCTGCCCTACCTGGTGACGGTGCTTGCCGTGGCCGGACTGGTGGGCCGTTCCCGGCCGCCGGCAGCCAGCGGCATACCGTACGTCAAGGGTTGA
- a CDS encoding cytidine deaminase, with protein MKNAYAPYSKFAVGAAALTADGRIVSGCNVENASYGLTLCAECTLVGNLQMTGGGLLRAFYCVDAGGNILMPCGRCRQLLYEFRAPDMELMTTQGIKTMDQVLPDAFGPQHLEEPR; from the coding sequence ATGAAGAACGCGTATGCGCCGTATTCGAAGTTCGCGGTGGGGGCGGCAGCCCTCACCGCAGACGGCCGGATTGTCAGCGGCTGCAATGTCGAAAACGCCAGTTACGGCCTGACGCTGTGCGCCGAATGCACCTTGGTGGGCAACCTGCAGATGACCGGCGGCGGGCTGCTGCGCGCCTTCTACTGCGTGGACGCCGGCGGCAACATCCTGATGCCGTGCGGGCGCTGCCGCCAGCTGCTGTACGAGTTCCGGGCACCCGACATGGAACTCATGACCACACAGGGAATCAAGACAATGGACCAGGTGCTACCCGATGCCTTTGGTCCCCAACACCTGGAGGAACCCCGGTGA
- a CDS encoding thymidine phosphorylase, which yields MTHTASNTEAFDAVDIIRIKRDRGVLSPEQIDWTIDAYTRGAIADEQMAALNMAILLNGMDRAEISRWTAAMIASGERMDFSGLRRADGGVKPTSDKHSTGGVGDKITLPLAPLVAVFGVAVPQLSGRGLGHTGGTLDKLESIPGWRATLSNDEMMAQLQDVGAVICAAGAGLAPADKKLYALRDVTGTVEAIPLIASSIMSKKIAEGTGSLVLDVKVGSGAFMKDEARARELAETMVALGKDAGVNTVALLTNMNTPLGLTAGNAIEVEESVEVLAGGGPEDVVELTVRLAEEMLACAGVHDADPRAALKDGRAMDVWNRMIEAQGGDPRAKLPVARESEVVYAPADGILVELDARSVGVAAWRLGAGRARKEDQVQAGAGVRLHAKPGAMVRAGEPLMTLLTDTPEKFGRAKEALEGAVVVAPEGSRPAQQLIIDRIA from the coding sequence GTGACACACACCGCAAGCAACACCGAGGCGTTCGACGCCGTCGACATCATCCGGATCAAGCGGGACAGGGGTGTCCTGAGCCCTGAACAGATCGACTGGACCATCGACGCCTACACGCGCGGCGCCATCGCCGATGAGCAGATGGCCGCTTTGAACATGGCCATCCTGCTCAACGGCATGGACCGCGCGGAAATCTCGCGCTGGACCGCGGCGATGATCGCCTCCGGCGAACGGATGGACTTCTCCGGCCTGAGGCGTGCCGACGGCGGCGTGAAACCGACGTCGGACAAGCACTCCACCGGGGGAGTGGGGGACAAGATCACGCTCCCGCTGGCACCTCTCGTGGCCGTTTTCGGGGTGGCCGTCCCGCAGCTCTCCGGCCGCGGACTCGGGCACACCGGCGGCACCCTGGACAAACTGGAATCAATCCCCGGCTGGCGGGCAACGCTGAGCAACGACGAAATGATGGCCCAGCTGCAGGACGTCGGGGCCGTGATCTGTGCCGCGGGCGCCGGGCTGGCGCCCGCGGACAAGAAGCTCTACGCCCTCCGGGACGTCACCGGAACGGTGGAAGCCATCCCGCTCATTGCGTCCTCCATCATGAGCAAGAAAATTGCTGAAGGCACCGGTTCGCTGGTCCTGGACGTCAAGGTGGGAAGCGGCGCCTTCATGAAGGACGAGGCCCGGGCCCGGGAACTGGCAGAGACCATGGTCGCGCTGGGCAAGGACGCCGGCGTCAACACGGTGGCCCTGCTGACCAACATGAACACGCCGCTGGGCCTGACCGCGGGCAACGCGATCGAAGTGGAGGAATCCGTGGAGGTCCTGGCCGGCGGCGGTCCGGAAGACGTCGTTGAACTGACCGTGCGGCTGGCCGAGGAAATGCTCGCCTGCGCCGGAGTTCATGACGCCGACCCCCGCGCCGCCCTCAAGGACGGCCGGGCCATGGACGTGTGGAACCGGATGATCGAGGCGCAGGGCGGGGATCCGCGGGCAAAGCTCCCCGTCGCCAGGGAATCCGAGGTTGTCTACGCTCCGGCTGACGGGATCCTCGTGGAACTTGATGCCCGGTCAGTGGGTGTGGCTGCGTGGCGGCTGGGTGCCGGGCGGGCCCGCAAGGAGGACCAGGTCCAGGCCGGAGCCGGCGTCAGGCTCCACGCCAAACCCGGTGCCATGGTGCGTGCCGGCGAGCCGCTGATGACGCTGTTGACAGACACCCCGGAGAAATTCGGCCGCGCCAAGGAAGCCCTTGAAGGGGCCGTTGTTGTTGCGCCGGAAGGCTCCCGGCCGGCGCAGCAGCTCATCATCGACCGCATCGCCTGA
- a CDS encoding DedA family protein: MEFINEAVLHAAGQWWIYPILLVFFFVDGFAMVVPSETLIVALAAFSRQSGEPNLWILGATALVGAIAGDNMAYLLGRKIGLERWRWMRKPKVQRVFAWAHYELEKRGAVLIFTARYIPWGRVAVNYVAGTTAFPHRRFFILDAFACVTWVGYSIGIGLLASSFPLLHHNPLLGAGIAVVFAIILGIIIDHLLRWWHKRLGRHDEAPAGGETGSETASEARGETAPEHGGRTGRDDVVDVPALAVPAVAEAETRG, from the coding sequence GTGGAATTTATCAATGAGGCAGTGCTCCATGCCGCAGGCCAATGGTGGATTTATCCCATCCTGCTGGTGTTCTTTTTTGTTGACGGCTTTGCGATGGTTGTACCGAGCGAAACCCTCATCGTGGCCCTTGCGGCGTTCTCACGCCAGAGCGGTGAACCCAACCTGTGGATCCTTGGCGCCACAGCGCTGGTCGGCGCCATCGCCGGCGACAACATGGCGTACCTGCTGGGCCGGAAGATCGGGCTGGAACGCTGGCGCTGGATGCGCAAACCCAAGGTGCAGCGGGTCTTCGCCTGGGCCCACTACGAGCTGGAGAAGCGCGGCGCCGTCCTGATCTTCACGGCCCGCTACATCCCCTGGGGCCGCGTGGCGGTCAACTACGTGGCCGGCACCACCGCTTTCCCGCACCGCAGGTTCTTCATCCTGGATGCCTTTGCCTGCGTCACCTGGGTGGGTTACTCGATCGGGATAGGCCTGCTGGCGAGCTCCTTCCCCTTGCTGCACCACAATCCGCTGCTCGGCGCCGGCATCGCCGTGGTGTTCGCCATCATCCTCGGAATCATCATTGACCACCTGCTGCGGTGGTGGCACAAGCGGCTGGGACGCCACGACGAAGCGCCTGCCGGCGGGGAAACAGGCAGCGAAACCGCCAGCGAAGCCAGGGGCGAAACCGCGCCGGAACACGGCGGGCGGACCGGACGGGACGACGTCGTGGACGTCCCGGCCCTGGCTGTTCCCGCCGTCGCCGAAGCCGAAACCCGCGGCTGA
- a CDS encoding adenosine deaminase produces MTEPILDAAPAIDFDLKSLPKVSLHDHLDGGLRPATIIELAEAVGHTLPSTDPVALGEWFRESADSGSLVRYLETFDHTIAVMQTKEGLFRVAKEFVEDLADDGVVYGEVRWAPEQHLQKGLTLDEVVEAIQEGLDAGVDAVAETGREIQVGQLITAMRHADRGQEIAELAVRHRNNGAVGFDIAGAEDGFLPARFRDAFTYLAQHNFPATVHAGEAAGLESIQSALVDGRALRLGHGVRIAEDITVEFDDEDTPEADEAGEADGNIGMVTLGELSSWIRDRGIALEICPSSNLQTGAIAGFGEGIESHPLDMLYQLGFNVTINTDNRLMSGVTLTDEFELLVETFDYDLDDILELTLNAAEAAFLPLEEKEALVEYINDAYANLA; encoded by the coding sequence GTGACTGAGCCTATTCTTGACGCTGCCCCTGCCATCGACTTCGACCTCAAGAGCCTCCCCAAGGTATCCCTGCACGACCACCTGGACGGCGGCCTGCGCCCGGCCACCATCATCGAACTCGCGGAGGCAGTCGGTCATACCCTGCCTTCCACCGATCCCGTGGCGCTGGGGGAGTGGTTCCGCGAATCCGCGGATTCCGGTTCGCTGGTCCGCTACCTCGAGACTTTCGACCACACCATCGCCGTGATGCAGACCAAAGAGGGCCTCTTCCGGGTTGCCAAGGAGTTCGTTGAAGACCTTGCCGATGACGGTGTGGTGTACGGCGAAGTCCGCTGGGCACCCGAGCAGCACCTGCAGAAGGGCCTGACGCTGGACGAAGTGGTCGAGGCCATCCAGGAAGGACTCGACGCCGGCGTCGACGCCGTCGCCGAAACCGGTCGGGAGATCCAGGTCGGGCAGCTCATCACTGCCATGCGCCACGCGGACCGCGGCCAGGAAATCGCCGAACTGGCAGTCCGCCACCGCAACAACGGAGCCGTGGGCTTCGACATTGCCGGGGCCGAGGACGGATTCCTCCCGGCCCGCTTCCGCGATGCGTTCACCTACCTCGCCCAGCACAACTTCCCCGCCACGGTCCACGCCGGCGAAGCCGCCGGCCTGGAAAGCATCCAGTCCGCCCTCGTTGACGGCCGCGCCCTGCGCCTGGGCCACGGCGTGCGCATCGCCGAGGACATCACCGTGGAATTCGACGACGAGGACACCCCGGAAGCGGACGAGGCCGGCGAAGCTGATGGAAACATCGGCATGGTCACCCTCGGCGAGCTCTCCAGCTGGATCCGCGACCGCGGCATCGCCCTGGAAATCTGCCCGTCCTCCAACCTGCAGACCGGTGCCATTGCCGGTTTCGGCGAGGGCATCGAAAGCCACCCGCTGGACATGCTTTACCAGCTCGGCTTCAACGTCACGATCAATACCGACAACCGGCTGATGAGCGGCGTGACCCTCACCGACGAGTTCGAACTGCTGGTGGAGACCTTCGACTACGACCTCGATGACATCCTCGAGCTGACCCTGAACGCCGCAGAGGCGGCTTTCCTGCCGCTGGAGGAGAAGGAAGCCCTCGTTGAGTACATCAACGACGCCTACGCCAACCTCGCCTAA
- a CDS encoding MazG nucleotide pyrophosphohydrolase domain-containing protein produces MGALTHESLVEYLLEEAFEVAETIETGADEAELRGELGDVLLQVVLHARLAEERGSFDFDDVVRGLTAKMIRRNPHVFRPDGSLQDAFPASVADIVRKWDSIKRTEKPERGDPFEGIPQDLPALARARKTLDRAGRAGLPDQPAGPGSELIDAIDSEQQLGELLLAVVAAAGSKGFDAERALRGAVRRYQDSHRPGHPDGFRTGS; encoded by the coding sequence ATGGGGGCTCTGACCCACGAGTCGCTGGTGGAGTACCTCCTGGAGGAAGCCTTTGAGGTGGCCGAAACAATCGAAACCGGCGCCGACGAGGCGGAGCTCCGCGGAGAGCTGGGCGACGTCCTGCTCCAGGTAGTGCTGCACGCCCGGCTCGCGGAGGAACGCGGAAGTTTCGATTTCGACGACGTCGTCCGTGGCCTGACGGCGAAAATGATCCGCCGGAATCCGCACGTGTTCCGGCCGGACGGTTCGCTCCAGGACGCTTTCCCCGCCAGCGTGGCGGACATCGTCCGGAAGTGGGACTCCATCAAGCGGACCGAGAAGCCCGAACGCGGTGACCCCTTCGAGGGAATTCCGCAGGACCTCCCGGCCCTTGCCCGCGCCCGGAAGACCCTGGACCGGGCCGGGCGGGCAGGGCTGCCGGATCAACCGGCCGGCCCGGGGTCAGAGCTCATCGACGCCATTGACTCCGAGCAGCAGCTGGGCGAGCTCCTTCTCGCCGTCGTCGCCGCTGCCGGAAGCAAGGGCTTCGACGCCGAACGCGCCCTCCGCGGGGCGGTCAGGCGGTATCAGGACAGCCACCGCCCCGGTCACCCGGACGGGTTCCGGACGGGATCATGA